In Candidatus Desulfatibia profunda, the genomic stretch TGCTTGACAAAAACCCTTCCTTGATGCACTAATCAAAAAAATATGCAAGCTTAATGAATGTGACCAGGAGGTGTTAAATTGAAACAAGGCCGATGCCCCAAGTGTCATTCGCAAGAGGTCTATGCCGGGGTTGATGTGCTGCCGAAAAGCGGTCCGTTCGGGAGCAACTCTATCCCCGTCAGTATCGTGTCCATTGCGGCGCTGGACAATTATGTCTGCGTGCAATGCGGCTATCTTGAGCGTTACATAGCCGACGCTGAAAAGCTTAAGGAAATTTCCAAGAAATGGAAGAAAGCCATTGAAGCTTCTGATTCTCAGGGAGACGCAGCGTGAAGGGATTATGGAGATTCGGCAAAATAACCAGAGTCCTGATCAGGCATGGTTTCAGTGATATTGTCGAACGGCTTTTAAAAAGACCGGCAATAAAGTCGGAATATCCGGAAGACCAATTATTGGCTTCAAAAAACGGATTCCCTTCGCCGCAGCGTGTCCGCCTGGCGCTGGAAGAACTGGGTCCGAGTTTCATCAAGCTCGGACAGTTGATGAGCACGCGGGCCGACCTTTTTCCGACCGAATATATTGAAGAATTTACCAAACTGCAGGACCGGGTTCCGGCGGTGCCCTTCAACATCATCAAAACGGTCATACAGGAGGAACTCGGGCGCCCGCTGGAAGAGATTTTCGATGAGTTTAACCCCGAATCGGCCGCCGCCGCTTCCGTAGCCCAGGTTCATATTGCCAAACTCTTTTCCGGCCGGCCGGTTGCCGTCAAAGTCATCCGGCCTAAAATCGACAAACAAATCCGGCAAGATATTCGCTTAATGTACTATCTGGCGAAGCGGGCGGAAAAAATTTTTGAAATCGCCCGTGTCATCGGCGCCGTCAACCTGGTGAAAGAATTCGAACGCATCATTTTCAAAGAACTCGATATGATCATTGAAGCGGGGAGCATCGAAAAATTTGCCGTCAACTTCAAGGACAGCGATGAAATCTACATTCCCGAAGTTTACTGGGATTACACCACCAAATCGGTTCTGACCATGGAGCATATTCCGGGATTTAAAATGGATCAGGTTGAGGCCATCAGGTCCCATGGTATCGATCCCAAAGAAATAGCGCTGATCGGTTTGCGTTCGTTTTCGCGGCAGTTGATGGATTTCGGTTTTTTTCATGCCGATCCGCATTCCGGCAATACGATTGTCATGTACGACGGTCGTGTCAGCCTGATCGATTTCGGTATCACCGGCTATCTTGATGACGAGACCATGCATCAGGTGGCCAATCTTTTTTTAGGCTATGCCGAACACGATTACGATATGGTGATGGAAGCGCTTGAAGATGCTAAAATCATAAACCAGGAAACCATGGATCTTGCTAGTTTTCGCATCGATCTCAAGGACATGAGCGAACCGTTTTACGGGCGCAGCTTGCAAACTATCTCGGTAAAAGATGTCTATGACCAGGTCATTCAACTGGTGTTTAAATACCGAATCAGATTGCCGCGAAATCTATTGCTGCTTTTTAAAACCTTCATTCAGACCGAGGCTCTCGGCAAGATACTCGGCAGCGACGCCAGTCTCCTTGAAGTTGCCAAGCCTTATGCTGAAAAGTTGCTCCAGCGCGGTTATGAAACCAGAAAATTGTACAAGAATATCCGCAAAGACTTTCTCTCCGTGGGCAACTACATGAAAACCGTGCCGAAGTTCGTCCATGATATCCTCAAACAGACCGCCCGGGGCAAACAGCAGATAGAACTTAAGCACAGCGGTTTTCAACAGATCAGTACTCAGTTCGAAAAAGGCATAAACCGCCTGATCATCGGTCTGATTATTTCCGCTTCCTTAATTGCTGCAGCCATGGTGTTGAATTCTTCTCAGAGAGTACTCGAGTTTTCGGTCAGCCTGTTGGGCTTGGAGAAGATATCCGTACTGACACTTTTAGGGTTTACCGGTTACGTTATCGCCACAGCATTAGGTGCCTGGCTCGTTGTCGTAATCCTTCGATCCAAAAGACTTTGACCCCAAGCGAGCTTAAACTCGACTGGGCGTTACTTGTTATAAATTGGTTTGTTGGTTAAATGGTTAAATATGTCCATATCAAAAATGGGAGCCGTCTTGTAAAAATGAGCCAAACGGAAAAATCCAATAGTTTCAAAGCCGGATCAGGCAACAAAGCCCATGAAAAATCAAACGGGGAACTAAAACAGGCCGACCTGAAAATCCGGGAGCAGCAGCAAGCGCTTCTTGAAAACGAACGCCTGAAGGTTTTGCTTCAGAGGGCGGGATCTGTTTGCCACGAACTCAATCAGCCCTTGCAGAGTATTATGGGCTATTCCGATTTGATAATGATGGATCTTGATGAAAGCAATCCGATGTATGAGCGGCTTTTCAAGATACGGCAGCAAAGTGAAAAGATGGCGGAGATAACCAGAGAGCTTATGAGTATCATCAGACACGAGACTGAACAAATTGAGCGGTAGGTGTGTTGTTAAATGAAAAGAGTTTTTCTTTTAAGTTTCGGAATTTGGTTCGCTCTTGGTCTTGGGGGAACCGTCAATGCAACCGAGGATTTGATGTCGGCCGCCGGTATCTTGAAAGCTCGGATCCAAATGAGTGCTCCGGACTTTACGCTTGAAGATGTTTCCGGCAATCGAGTCAGCTCACGCGACTGTCAAGGAAAAATCGTGCTGTTGAGTTTCTGGGCGACCTGGTGACCCTGGTGCCGGAGGGAGTTACCCTCCTTGGCAGAATTATACGATGAGTTTCAACGTGATGGTTTTACCATTCTTGCTGTCAATATCCAGGAGTCTAAAGATGTGGTCGAAAACTATGTGAAGAAGGAAAATGTTCGGTTTCCGGTTCTTTTGGACCGGGATGGAAACGTTGCCGGGAAATACGGCGTCAGATTCCAGCCGGACCACTTTCTCATCAACAAGCAAGGAGAGCTGATCGGCAGGGCCCCCGGTGCCAAAAACTGGTTTAGCAAAGAGATCCGTAATCTGATTCGATCCCTCCTTAGCCCGGAATGATTCATGGGCTTAAGTTACTACCTCTAAGTCTTAACCTGAAAAGGTTCTTACATTCAATGCGTGGGATATTAATACGATCTGACTAATGAACAACAAAGACCTCATCCTGGCCATCGATAACGGGACCCAAAGTCTGAAGGCGTTAGTCTTCGATTTCCAAGGAAATCTTGTGGCCGGGAAACAGGTGCCGTTTAATCCTTATTTTTCAGATCAACCGGGCTGGGCCGAGCAGGATCCGGAAATTTTTTGGCAAGCGTTATGTCAGGCCAGCCGGCAGCTCTGGAAGCAGGCAACGGTAAACAAAGAACGCATTGCCGGTGTCGCCCTAACCACCCAGAGGGGCACGGTTATCAATGTAGATCGCAAGGGAAAACCGTTGCGGCCGGCTATTCTGTGGCTGGACCAACGTAAAACGCACGGATTGCCGCCGCTTGGCGGTCTCCGGGGGCTGTTATTCAAAATTGCGCGTTTGAGCGATACCGTCGCCTATTTTAAGGCTGAAGCCGAAGCCAACTGGATTCGCACCTATCAGCCGGACCTGTGGGAAAAAACGCACAAATATCTGCTCCTTTCGGGCTATCTGACATACCGCCTCACAGGGGAGTTTGTCGATTCCACCGGCTGCCAGGTCGGATATATTCCTTTTGACTTCAAACACTTGTGCTGGGCGCCGGATTGGGATTGGAAGTGGCGCTGTCTGCCCATCGAGCGGGCTATGCTGCCCGACCTTATACAACCAGGGAGGATCCTGGGAAATATTACCAAAGCCGCTTCAGAAGCTACCGGCATCCCGCGAGGTTTGCCTCTGATTGCTGCGGCTGCCGACAAGGCCTGTGAAGTGCTCGGATCCGGGAGCCTTGAACCATCCATCGGCTGTCTGAGTTACGGCACTACGGCCACAATCAATGTAACCCATAAAAAGTATGTCGAGCCCATACCGTTGCTTCCGCCGTATCCATCCGCCATGCCCGAATATTATGCAATTGAAGTTCAGGTCTTTAGGGGGTACTGGATGATCAACTGGTTCAAGGAGCAGTTCGGCCATCCGGAACGGTTGAAAGCAGAAGAGCAGGGTCTTGCGCCCGAAGCGCTTCTGGAAAAGCTTGTTGAGGGCATCCCGCCGGGTTCCATGGGGTTAATGCTCCAGCCGTACTGGACACCCGGCTTGAAACTGCCGGGACCTGAAGCCAAGGGCGCCATCATCGGTTTTGGTGATGTTCATACCCGGGCCCATCTTTACCGTGCGATAATAGAAGGGCTGGCCTATGCACTTAGGGAAGGCAAGGAGCGCATCGAAAGGCGCAGCCGCATACCAATTACGAGTCTGCGGGTATCGGGCGGCGGCAGTCAAAGTACCAACGCCATGCAGATTACGGCGGATCTTTTCGGCTTGCCCACGGCCAAACCCCACCT encodes the following:
- a CDS encoding redoxin domain-containing protein; translation: MKRVFLLSFGIWFALGLGGTVNATEDLMSAAGILKARIQMSAPDFTLEDVSGNRVSSRDCQGKIVLLSFWATW
- a CDS encoding TlpA family protein disulfide reductase; translation: MAELYDEFQRDGFTILAVNIQESKDVVENYVKKENVRFPVLLDRDGNVAGKYGVRFQPDHFLINKQGELIGRAPGAKNWFSKEIRNLIRSLLSPE
- a CDS encoding FGGY-family carbohydrate kinase — protein: MNNKDLILAIDNGTQSLKALVFDFQGNLVAGKQVPFNPYFSDQPGWAEQDPEIFWQALCQASRQLWKQATVNKERIAGVALTTQRGTVINVDRKGKPLRPAILWLDQRKTHGLPPLGGLRGLLFKIARLSDTVAYFKAEAEANWIRTYQPDLWEKTHKYLLLSGYLTYRLTGEFVDSTGCQVGYIPFDFKHLCWAPDWDWKWRCLPIERAMLPDLIQPGRILGNITKAASEATGIPRGLPLIAAAADKACEVLGSGSLEPSIGCLSYGTTATINVTHKKYVEPIPLLPPYPSAMPEYYAIEVQVFRGYWMINWFKEQFGHPERLKAEEQGLAPEALLEKLVEGIPPGSMGLMLQPYWTPGLKLPGPEAKGAIIGFGDVHTRAHLYRAIIEGLAYALREGKERIERRSRIPITSLRVSGGGSQSTNAMQITADLFGLPTAKPHLYETSGLGAAIDAAIGLGVYSDFKSAVNGMTRVGRVFEPNQENHKLYDELYHDIYKKMYKRLKPLYERIREITGYPP
- a CDS encoding AarF/ABC1/UbiB kinase family protein, whose product is MKGLWRFGKITRVLIRHGFSDIVERLLKRPAIKSEYPEDQLLASKNGFPSPQRVRLALEELGPSFIKLGQLMSTRADLFPTEYIEEFTKLQDRVPAVPFNIIKTVIQEELGRPLEEIFDEFNPESAAAASVAQVHIAKLFSGRPVAVKVIRPKIDKQIRQDIRLMYYLAKRAEKIFEIARVIGAVNLVKEFERIIFKELDMIIEAGSIEKFAVNFKDSDEIYIPEVYWDYTTKSVLTMEHIPGFKMDQVEAIRSHGIDPKEIALIGLRSFSRQLMDFGFFHADPHSGNTIVMYDGRVSLIDFGITGYLDDETMHQVANLFLGYAEHDYDMVMEALEDAKIINQETMDLASFRIDLKDMSEPFYGRSLQTISVKDVYDQVIQLVFKYRIRLPRNLLLLFKTFIQTEALGKILGSDASLLEVAKPYAEKLLQRGYETRKLYKNIRKDFLSVGNYMKTVPKFVHDILKQTARGKQQIELKHSGFQQISTQFEKGINRLIIGLIISASLIAAAMVLNSSQRVLEFSVSLLGLEKISVLTLLGFTGYVIATALGAWLVVVILRSKRL